AACAACCAGAAATAATTGCAAAATATAGATATTGATGGAATGTTAAGGACATACTTCttaaaagtgaaaatgtaatgtgtgttttatatatgtttttttctttattattagattagattaaattgAATTGTCATTGTGCATTGCAGAGAGACAACGATGTATGGAATCAtagattttattttgaaataggcAGAAAATGCTTACATTTGATATGTAGCTTAGCTTAGACAACTGTCATCTGCTCCACCAAACAAAGACTGTAGTCAGTTGCGACCATTCTGGTTTACGATTGTATGATAATAACACATGTGTTTGCGATTATATGATAATAACACATATGAACTTTGACCTTGTCAGGAACTCGCTTGCGCTTCCATAAGGGCTCCAATATAGAGTGGCAGGATGTTGATGACTTAAGCAATTCAGACGACGAATCAGATGACGATGGAGGAATGTCATCCATCTCtccaaaggtaaaaaaaaacagcagctgaagaagacttctAATAAATGGCCATTGTTTTGAGAGTGCATGTCTCAAGAGGCTTGTGGGAAAGTGCTGTCGGCTAAAATTAGCTTCAGGCATGATTCATTGATGTATTACTGTTCATGACGTGCCATTAGGAGAGCAGTCTATTGAAAAGTCAAAACtcggagagaagagaaagaaccAAACAAATCGCATTCActgctaccgtaatttcccgactattagccgcggcttatacattgattttgcaaaatttcttcagctatgaggttacagtaatacaggagggcagttaatatggccttaatatggttttgtttcttttaacttgcataaaacactgtcatgcggcttatacacaatgcggcttatatgcaggaaattactgtactgctTGAGAGCAAATCGTTCACCCTCATACATTTGTTataattcctttttttttttttgcagggcTATGGTTCAGAAGGTCTGAAGTTGGTGGCTTTTGAGGAGATTGTGTCCTTCGGCCAATCTGCACTCAAATTGACCTTTGATCCTGGCTCATCAGAACATGGCCTTTTAACCACTGAGTGCAGATTAGACCACCCCttctatgtgaaaaaaaaaggtatGGGAGTTTTGTCTTTGAAGAGGCAAATTTGAAGGAGTTTGCAACGTAAATAAATTATTTAGTTTAGTGTCTGACTCGCAAGTGTGACGTGCAAGTGTGCTGAATGCAGAATATAAGTAATGTAAGTAGGTAATAAATAACAGAGAGTGCTCTTTGTCTGTACAGGATGGTCCTCCTTCTACCCGAGCCTTACTGTGGTGCAGTATGGAATCCCCTGCTATGACATGCAGGTGGGAGACCTGTGTCTACCTCCAGGGCACAGAGATGCCATCAACTGTGATGACTCTGTTGTTTTTGACACATTCAGAAGGTGGGTTGGGgaatgaagggtgtgtgtgtgtatgtgtgtgtgtgtgtgtgtgtgtgtccgtaagagagagtgagattgagATTTTGATGTTTGGCTACGTTTGCTATTAGCATTTTATCTGATCATAacctgttttgtttgtgtatgttatgAATAGAGTACAGGCTATACTAGAGCAAGACATTACATTTCACTTACATTTCGTTCTGGGCATTTCATTACAGCAACAAGCCATGTACTACCATTCAGTAATAGGCATGTGAGTAACAATTAATTCCTGAATTTATGTAACAGttcataacagtgtgtgtgtgtgtgtgtctcgttaCAGTTATGACTTCACCCCTCTGGACTCATCAGCTGTGTATGTCCTGAGTAGCATGGCTCGCCAGCGCCGGGCCTCCCAGTCAAGTGGGGGCGCTGTCAGCCCAGACTGTGACAAGCTGGGGCGTGACCAGGAGCCCTCCGGCTCTTCCCACAGCAAATCCAATCGCGGCCACAACTCAGGAACAAGCAGCAGCAACACCACGCCCACCAAATGCAAGCGGCCAATGAACGCCTTCATGCTCTTCGCCAAGAAGTATCGTGTGGAGTACACCCAGATGTATCCTGGCAAGGACAACAGGCAAGTAACTCTAACCACCGCGGGGAGCTCATTTGCACCTTCGTGGAGATACAGTTAACAAAGGAGAGGATGCCAGCCTGAGGGGAAACATTATTCCCAGTTGTCATAATCATAAGTTCATTTAGAAGGGGTTTGACAAGGCTTGTCAACAGTCATGCCACTTTTCATATTTTTCAGAGTTTTGCCCAGCccaacaacagtttttttttcctctgttaTTTAAAACAACTGGCTCTGTCTGCTTCATTCTCTCGGCTCACTGGGATTACAGTTTGGAACAGATGTTTGCAAAATTAGTCATTCTGAAAGGCCCATCTATCAGTGAACAGTAGGGGTGGCCAAGTGGAGTTGCGTTGAAATGATGAGTTTACTGTTTGCTCTAAAGTTACAACAATGGATGGTGCTAAAGCTAGCGATACAGACTGTAATAGCAATGCAAGCACATCTAGAAGAATTGAAGCAAGAGCAATAATAAagcttaaaatatttttttaagggAAAAACACATTGTTGCTTTACTGCCAACAGGGTTTGGCATAAGCctaatacagtatatgagcTTCCAATGATAGTGACGAAGTAGGAAGCAAAGAAATCTCTTAGTGGCCAGTGGTTTCAAAATGATCCCTACATCCATTAGAAGACAATGACTGAAAACTCGTTGTGCTAGGGCACCATAAAACAAAGACCTTGTCATAAAGAAGATGACTGCCATTTTCCACTGTAATATTAGTATTAATAATAAAGTGTTCCTCATCATTGACCAAATTGACTTAGATCGTTTATCTtagaagagtgtgtgtcggtgtgtcagaGAGGGTCACCTCAGGCCACTGAGTTGGAGATTCTGGTGATATTATGGTAGTCCCTGCAAAATGCTCAGGTGGGTTTTAGAATCTGCCCTGTGTAGTCGTACTCGTAATACTCTTACATGGGAAGGGCATGGTATATTCTTCTTCCCGTTCCCGTATCTTATTCTTCTCATCCCATCTCATAGGTAAAGCTATTGTAAGCAGATTGTTGTATTGTTATGAACGACAAACTAATGCAGAATGTCTTCTTATTTTATGTTCTCTAAACCAAGCTGACACTGAGCTGTAGTCAGAAAAACATTTACCCTCCTGAAGTTTTAGAGCGAGCCATGACCTTTGACCAGTGAGAAGCTGAGAGAGGCTGTTTAGAGTATTGAACCTCAAAGATGTCAAATTGATGGATAGGTGTCAGTGGCCTAAGGGCAGCAGGGgatgacatttttcaaaactctgacTAGCACTAACTTGATTAGCAAGCCTCTCATCATTCTTTCCAAAGCCTGTTATAATGGAATATTAGACCTAAACAGCCCATTTCATAATGAACTTAGTAGTACCCTCTTTGCTGTTGGGCCAAAATGAAAATTGATTTTGCACCTGCTAGCAGGCATTAGCTGTGGCATATAAATGGCAACAAACAAAAGACATTGCATGTCAGTCGCATAACAGAGACTGGCTTCACAGCTATTCAGAAGGTGTCGTTGGGGGCCATTCATGCCCtgtcaacaggtgtgtgtgtgtgtgtgtgtgtgggaggggggtccCTCATTCATTGCTCTTCGAGAGTTCATACCACCTCTGAGGGAGCGGGTGTTTTCCAAGAATCATCATGTGGATATTTAGGAAGGCTGCTCATAGCAAACAAGCAACACATATGTTTGTCCCACAATCCCTTAGACATACAATACaccaattcttttttttcttggtgtgtgtgtatgtgtgtgtgcatgccgtGCACATGTCTGCTCTGCTTGTCGGCACAGGGAAAGCCAGAGTGACATGTTGATTATGAAGGGCTGTATGTGTGGAATGCTGCAGGGCCATTAGCTCACAAAGCCAAGACAGCAGGCTTGGTCAAAGACCCCTGAGACTGTACAGTAAACAGAAACTTGGAGCCCTAGTAGCTGGGCTTTGTAATGGAGACACACAGACTGTAAAGAGAGAGACCACTGATCTGTGCAGCCATTATTTAATCCTGAGAATCCACacgtttattgtttatgttttcaGTACATTGGCAATACACTATTAAGTATATGACAAGGTCTTACTAAGGATTTAGACTGTAGCCATTGGTTCAGTATGACGTTCAACAGAAACATTCACTAGATGTTAATATAGTGGTGCTATTATAAGGCAGCATGTTAACCTTAAAAGGCATCATTAGAAGTGATCTTTATTAATGTGAAGATTTTTTATCTTGATGTTGTTTTTTGACTGTTTCACCTATTAGGCCTATGCATCAAACTGTTTCCACATGGACCttcagggagagacagatagagtgcACTGCAGAAGAAGCACATTTGTTATGCACACTTCTGACTGCTGACCTTTCCCCTTTTGGCCCACAGAGCCATTAGCGTGATCCTTGGGGACAAgtggaagaagatgaagaacgaggagaggaggatgtacACCATGGAGGCCAAGGCTCTAGCGG
This sequence is a window from Sardina pilchardus chromosome 10, fSarPil1.1, whole genome shotgun sequence. Protein-coding genes within it:
- the hbp1 gene encoding HMG box-containing protein 1 isoform X2, with amino-acid sequence MATGLSGKLTWRNMVWEMKTQPVPERVLESQLETVGMDEAFDMLKCNEDLPSSPGCPSTESHMEYDDLPELQEVQEDQASTGVFQVEAGVSHQEGPGEAWGTGVDGASSPHTNTNWLAELANIATSPQSPLLQNAPHNRSSPVHIFATSNSLHSYARPPQASSAPSPARTHMRERRRVRASSESESGSFCMSSLSDDDDMGWSHSWPSTVWHCFLKGTRLRFHKGSNIEWQDVDDLSNSDDESDDDGGMSSISPKGYGSEGLKLVAFEEIVSFGQSALKLTFDPGSSEHGLLTTECRLDHPFYVKKKGWSSFYPSLTVVQYGIPCYDMQVGDLCLPPGHRDAINCDDSVVFDTFRSYDFTPLDSSAVYVLSSMARQRRASQSSGGAVSPDCDKLGRDQEPSGSSHSKSNRGHNSGTSSSNTTPTKCKRPMNAFMLFAKKYRVEYTQMYPGKDNRAISVILGDKWKKMKNEERRMYTMEAKALAEEQKRLNPDCWKRKRTNSGSQQN
- the hbp1 gene encoding HMG box-containing protein 1 isoform X1, yielding MFHTSFFRQSGKLTWRNMVWEMKTQPVPERVLESQLETVGMDEAFDMLKCNEDLPSSPGCPSTESHMEYDDLPELQEVQEDQASTGVFQVEAGVSHQEGPGEAWGTGVDGASSPHTNTNWLAELANIATSPQSPLLQNAPHNRSSPVHIFATSNSLHSYARPPQASSAPSPARTHMRERRRVRASSESESGSFCMSSLSDDDDMGWSHSWPSTVWHCFLKGTRLRFHKGSNIEWQDVDDLSNSDDESDDDGGMSSISPKGYGSEGLKLVAFEEIVSFGQSALKLTFDPGSSEHGLLTTECRLDHPFYVKKKGWSSFYPSLTVVQYGIPCYDMQVGDLCLPPGHRDAINCDDSVVFDTFRSYDFTPLDSSAVYVLSSMARQRRASQSSGGAVSPDCDKLGRDQEPSGSSHSKSNRGHNSGTSSSNTTPTKCKRPMNAFMLFAKKYRVEYTQMYPGKDNRAISVILGDKWKKMKNEERRMYTMEAKALAEEQKRLNPDCWKRKRTNSGSQQN